The genome window TGTCAGGTATCCCTCATCGAGACGGGCTTTCAAGCCTTCAATCAAAGAATCGTCGACAACGGCCGGATCGTGTCCGAAGCGGACGACACTTTTGACGCCTCGCGCATAGATTACGGCGCGATACGACTCCTCGATGATGAACCGCGCGAACAAATACCCAGGAAATAGGGGACTGACCTTCGTCTGCTGTCGATGCCGGATGCATTTGCGTTCCCGCAAGAGCGGGCAAAACGTTTCGATGCCCAGACGCTGAAGGGTTCTCTCGGCGATGCGTTCTTGATGCGGTTTGGTCGAGATCGCGAACCAACAGCGCTTCGCCGGAGGCGCCATCGGCGAATCGTTCGTCTCTCGCCATGAGCTTTTGGCAACCGATCCGCTGGACAGGGGCGCCACGGCTGTCTCCGTCGTGTGCGGGTCGAGCCTAAACGGTCGCGCAGAGGCGTTACGCCATTCCATAGATGTTCTCCTGGGCGCGCGATATAGACGCGGCGCCGTTCGGTGCGTTGGGGTCGCTTGCAACGGTGAGCGAGGTCGGCACGGCCTCTCGGAGCGGACAAAACGCGAAGTCCTGCAAGAGGCATTTCAGTCGCAGTTCGGTTTTTTCGAGATTGAGGTAATGACGCACCCGCGATGTCAGTGTTCCCTGCATCCTTGGCTGCGCAGGGTCCAGCTCCCACGGGTGGAGATACATTACGAGGGGATGACCGTTCCTCTCCAGGCGTTTGAGCATCGTGCGCAGCACCGGATAAGGAAACAGACGAAAATAGCCTCCTCCTGCAACGGGAATCCTTATGCCGAGCACGCCGAACGACGAAGGAGGGATCTCCCACAACGGGCCGGCCGTCGTGGATATCTCGTGGCACCACGGTATCGCCCCGGGCAGCCCGTACAGGTCGTGGAATACCGGAAAGATGCTGGAATCGTACGCGTATCCCTCTTCCACCAGAATAGGAAGCGCCCATTGGGTCTCGGACGTGATCGTGAAACTCGGCGCCCTATAGCCCAATACGCTCCTCCCGATTACGTCTTCCAGGATCCGTTTGGCTTTCCTGACGTCCTCGCGAAAGAGAACGGGAGTCTGCGCGGTGATCAGCTCGTGCGCGTAACCGTGTGAAGCCACTTCGTGTCCCTGATCGACCAGGTCTCTGACCATGCGGGGATGCCGCTCGGCGACCCAACCCAGAACGAAGAACGTCGCTCTTATTTTCTGGTCGTCGAGCATCATCAGGATCTTTTGCATATTCCGCTCGACTCGGCTCTCGAAGCGGTCCCAATGCCTGCGTCGCATGGGAGAAGCGAACGCCGATACATGGAAATGTTCTTCCACGTCGAAGGACAGATAATGCTTCACTGTCTCTGGGGAAACGAGCCCGTTCACCGCGCCCCCTCGCCGCGCAGCATGACGCGAACCGTTTGTACGAGCACCAGAGCATCCAACCTCAGCGACAAATTCTTCACGTAGTAGAGATCGTATTGCAGTTTTGTATGGGCGTCTTCCGCCGACGCGCCGTAGCGGAATCGGGTCTGGGCCCATCCCGTGATGCCCGGCCTGACCGTATGTCTCAGATCGTAGTACGGAATGATGGATCGCAGTTCCTGCACGAAGATCGGGCGCTCGGGCCGCGGACCGACCAGGCTCATTTCTCCTTTCAGCACGTTGATCAATTGCGGAAATTCGTCTATGCGAAGCTTTCGCAGCCATCGCCCGACTCGAGAAATGCGGGGATCGTTCGCGTCGGCCCAGCGAGGGCCATGTTTCTCGGCGTCCTGCGACATGGAGCGAAACTTCCACATCATATAGGGATGTCCCCGCAAGCCGACGCGCATTTGGCGATAAAAGATCGGGCCCGGAGAGTCGAGCTTGATCAACAGTGCGACGACGAACATGAGCGGCGCCAGCGTCAAAAGGCCTGCAATGGAAACGACGATGTCGATCAGGCGTTTCAGCGTCATCGTGATCCAACGGCGGCGGAAACCGGTCGAAAAAATCAACGCGCTCGGTCTCAGCACATCGATGGAGAGGCGGCCGGCTTCTTCTTCGAACAACATGTGACCGTCGATGACGTCTATCCCCATCGCCTTGAAGTCGAGCAATGTCTGTACAGGCAGCACGGCTCGCCGGTCCTCCAAACAGACCGCGATGGTGTGCACGTTGTAGCTTTCGGCTATTTCGAAGAGCTGGTCGTAGGTTCCGATGATCGACGGCTGCCCGAGCCGCTGTCCGATTCTGCCGGGCTCCTTGTCCAGAAACCCTACGATCTCGGTCGTCCATCTCTGGCGGTCGAGCACAATCTGACAGAGATCGACGGCGAGTTTCCCGCTTCCCAGGATGAGCATACGACGCTTCAATCCCGGCAATGGGAGCAACGGCCGGGAGGAGGGTCGCACACTTGTCGCTGTGATCATCTCCATGCGTTCGTGACCCCGCTCATCAATGAGCCTTCGCCCCAGGCTGGATGTAGTACCCTTCCTGCAAATAATGAGGGGCGTCCTGAGAGCGAACGCCTGTCAACAAAGCCGTTTTTTCATGCTTGGCTTTCAGAGCCGACAGCGCGCGCTTGACGAGGTCTCTGGGCGTATTGCCTGCCCGGATGACGAGAACGACAACGTCGGCCATGTTTGCGAGAACATTGACGTCCGCCAATGGATAAATCGGCGGCGTGTCGAGCACGATAAAATCGTGCTGGTCGCGAAAAGTTTCGAGCAGCGATTCGAGCTTTTCGATTTGACGCAACTGAACGGGATGCTTTGACACGGACCCACCTGTAAGGACGGAGAGCGGATCCCCATTCAGCGATTGAATGCAGGACTCGACCGGGACGTTTTCGCGGAGCACCTCGGCTAATCCGGGTCCTTCCGCCAGTCCCACGTACCTGCTCAATCTCGGATGCTTCAAGTCGCAGTCGATAATGAGGGTCGATTTTCCTAAATCGTGAGCGAGCACATAAGCGAGGTTCAGCGCGCTCGAAGTCTTGCCTTCTCCTTTCAACGTGCTGGTCACCAGCACGACCGTAGATTTGCGGTGCCCGCTCATCAGGACCAGTCGAGTCGCGGTGACGCGATACTGTTCGGCCGCCACGGATGCGGGTCTCCACCTGGCTATGAAGTTCAGTTCATGGCGATATCGGGGATGGGGACCTTTCGTTCCCGCGCGCTTGCCGTTGTCCGTTCGTTCTTTTCCCCACGTGGTCAGTGATTTCCAGCTTCCTCGGGGCGGCGTTGCGTGCTGTGAAATCGGCGAAAGTGTTTCGTCATGTGGTGCCGGGAGCGGGAGATGGGCTTCTGACCTCAGCGACTTGCCGAGCGCGGTCCCGTAGGCCAGGCTGAAATCCGGAACCGTTCCCACGACGGGTATGCCGAGAATGCGTTCGGTTTCTTCGGCGTCGTGAAACGTGACGCGCAGTTGCTCCAGGAAAATCGCTGAACCGAATCCCAATCCGCATCCGAACGCGAGGCCGGCCATGATGAAGCGAAACTTGTCCGGCCACTCCGGCGTGTCCGGCAGGTTTGCAGGATCGATGACTCTGAACTGCTCGCCTTGTTGCTTGCGTTCCAGGTTCTCGGCGATGCGGGCGTTCAGTCTCTTGTCCAGCAACGCCTGGTAATTACGTTGAAGATTTTCATAGTCGCGCATCAGTGTGGCCAATTGCTGTTCGCGCGCCGGCGTATTCTCCACCCGTGTCTCATAAATTTTGATCTGCGCGTTCAACCGATTGAGGGCATCCTTCGTGGTTTCGATGTCGCTTTTGACTTCTCTCTGCTGCTTCAGCAGTTCGCGCAGGACCGGATTGTTCGAGGCCTTCAGTTCGGTCCCAGCCGTCGCGGAGGGAGATTCCTCCAATGTGTCCGATTCGGGTGGAAGCGACTTGAGCTTCGCGATCTCTTCCTTCAACAAGATGATGTCCGGGTACGTGTCTTTATACGTCGCCGACAACGTCGCCAGCCGGCTTTCCATCTCTTTGAGTCTGGCGGAACGAGTGGTGGGGCGGAGTGGTAACGGAATAGAAGCTGAGCCGGTGGTTTGATACTCTTTGATGGCTTTGTCTATGGAATCCAGGCGGTCGTTCAGCTTGTGGAGCGTCTCCGACCGCGTGGCGACTTCCGTCTGCAGTCTGTCCAACGCCCGCAGGTTGGCCTCGATCTGGCCGGGCAACTCACCCATGTAGCGAAGTTTGAATTCGGATATGGCCTTCTCCTTTGCCTCCAACTCTTCCTTGGCCGTATTAAGCTCTCCGAGGAGGAACTCCGTAGCCTTTTCGACCAGTTGTTCACGATTTCTCAGATTCTCCTGGATAAAGAGTTCGGCCAACTTCGCCGTCACCTTCATGGCGGTGACGGGATTCTCATCCCGGTAGGAAATGGAAAAGGCTTCGTCTCTGGACGTGGTGATGTCGATGTTCTTTCGCAGACTTTCAAGGATGTCGTCGATCGAGTCGCTCTTCTGTCTTTCCGAGGCCAGTCCAACCTCCTCGATCACCTGGGTCAATATCTTCCTGCTGAGCACTAGTTGTCTGATGGTCCCGAGCCGCTCCTGCACGGAGCCAGTGACGACCCCCTTCACATAGCTTTCGGGTACCTTCTGACTTTCCACGACGATCAACGTCGAGGACTTGTACCGCTTGGGCAGGAACTCGGCCAGGGCCCAAGCGGCAACCACGCTGCTGAGGAGCACAATCGCAATGAGCCACTTTCGCCGGCTGCAAATGCGAAGATAGTCATGAGGAGTGTAGTTCGTCACGGGCTTAGAACCAGACCTTTTGAAGTTGGATGAGGATCATGTGCCTGTCGAAGGTGATCTGCTCTCCAGTAACGCCAATAACGCCTCCGGCTGGAGTCAGACCTTCTGATTGAAAGAACGAATACAGGTAGTTGCCTGAAATGAGAAGCCCTGGGGCTACCCTGTAAATGAACGAGGCGCTTGCGAGGTACGAATCAAACGAAAAATCTGTTGGCGCATTTGGGACGCCTTCTGGTAAGGCGGCGCCGATCGATTGACTTCTCGAGTAATTGGCGGAGAGACTTGCAGACAGTCTCGGACCAAGTGTGCGCGTGACACCAAGACTCACGAGGTCGGTGATGATTGGGGCGCCTACCGTGAGAAAATTTGGAGCAACTTGCCGCGAGTAGCTGAGCGAGACCGTATCGGGAAAACGAGTCCAGGTGACTGAAGCACTTCCGGTATATTGAAGACTATGGCTCGGTATGACTTCCTGAACTGAAACGGACGCGAATCCGATGATGGCAGGCGTAAACAGTGGTCGGCGATATGCGATCAGCCCTCCGTTGGTCTCAAAGTAGGGGGGGAATTCGCTGGTCTGACCGCCAAGGAAATCGGTTCTATTGTGGGTGAGCAGGATACGAACTGTTTCGTTCGGTGAAAGACTGATCTGGGGACCAGTCGAAAACGATCGAGAATCGGTACTGACAAGGCTGGCCACTTCTTGTGCCCCCGGCGTCGCTCCGTACCGTTGAAAAGCATGACTCGCATTCATGTATAAGCTGAGCGCGGGAGTCACAGCATAGGTGCTGATGACCGAGGCCGAGTTCGTAATGGTGTTGACGCGTTGAACTTGAAGCCCTCGAGCGAACGCATTGGCGGGGTCCTGGTCAGCCGGATCACCAGCCGCGTTGACTGCTCCGCCAGCCAAGAACGCCGGCGGCTGCGGGGTGTATGTGAATGAGTCTGAAACCAGCAACGTCATCCGAGGCACGGCTTGCTGTACCAGGCGCGTCAAGTCCAGGAAGCCGCCGACGTTGCCTCCGATATAGTTCAATTCAGGATGTTTTGCGTAGTATTCCGCTATGCCACCGAGTTGCAAACTTCCTGTCACCAGTCCTCCAGTGCGCGGAATAAGGGCCACCTGGGGAGTGATTGTGGTGACGAAATCATCTCTTTCGAGCCCTGCGATTCGCGGCGTGTTAAATACATTTGTGTCATAGCGTTGAGCGATGGAGACAGAAGGCACTACGGCCGGTAACATAGCGGAGCCCCCTAGCACCCCTGCTGTGAGAGGAATTCCTTGCAAGGCTCCCCCCGGGTTGGGCACTCCATACTGGTTGCGAAAGTCAGCAGGCCCTTGATCTAGAATTCCGTCCAACAGGCGCCAGACCTGCGGAGAAGCTTCGTCGCCTAATGCCTGGGGAATCCAACGTGATTGAACCGACGAATCCGTTCCTTGAAAAGGAAGTGTGTTCAGGAACGCAGCTCCCGGCAGCAGCGGTTCACCCGCGGATATGGTCGCTGAATTTCCGAGGATCGTCATCATTCCCCATACCCAGATCAGGTGCCGTCGCTGCCTGATCGATCCGCTATGGCACCACAATCGTGTCACCTGATCGAAGAATAAAATTCCCTACCTTGCTCTTTCCCGCTACTAAATCGTCGTACCCGACCGGTATCCGGACTTCTTCCATGCGGCCTGTGCCGTTTTTCACCATGCGGACGACGTGCATCTTGTTCTTTGATGCGAAGGGGGTGAATCCGTTCGCGAGGGAGATGCCCTGCAACACGGTGGCGTAGGATTGCAGCGGGTATTTGCCGGGTTTTGTAACCTCCCCGACTACGTAGATATAGTAGCTTTTCACCTCTTTGACCTGGACGGAGACCGTGGGATTGCCCATGAATTCAACCAATCGCTCGGCGATCCGCTTGGCCAGGACGTCGGTGGAGACTCCGGCTGCCGGTACATCCCCGATGAGCGGCATCGAGATCATCCCGTCTGGTCTGATGACGACTTCTTTCGACAGATCCTGATTTCGCCAAACCGTGACGGTCAGGACGTCTTCGGGCCCGAGCAGGAAGGACGACGGCGGCTCATATTCGACCTGGTATTTCTGTTCAGCGGAGCAGCCGAGTATCCCGCTGAAGCCAGCCATGATCATCAGGTTTACGATGGCCGTTCGAATGATCGGTAAGCCTCGACTGCGCGTAAGAATATTGTTCGCCATGCTTTCGTACACTTTAGGTAATGGATGTGAGTCGTCGGGCAACCTATGGGAATGCAAGCTTACCGCTCCGGTATGACCACCATCGTTTCGGATGGGATCACAATCTGGTCGCCCGGTTTGAGTTCGATGTTTTGACTGGTGCCGTCGCGCAACACGATGTCGTCATAACTGGCTTTGATCTTGATCAGTCCCTCGCCGTCTCTTCCGAAACGAAAGACGACGATCTTGTTCCGTGCCGCCACGGGGGTGAACCCGCCGGCGAGTGTGATGGCCTGCAGCAGCGTGGTTTTACTTTTCAACGGGTACCTGCCCGGCGTCTTGACTTCGCCCAGGACATAAATCAGGTAGCTGTTGACCTGATTCACGACGATGGATACGACAGGGTTTTCCATGAAGGACTTGAGACGGTTGGCGATGTCGGCCGTCAACTGCGAGGTCGTTCTGCCGACCGCGGACACGTCGCCGATGAGCGGCATGGAGATTCTTCCGTCCGGTCTCACCTGAACGGATTTCGATAGATCGGCGTTCTTCCAGACCGTGACTTCCAGGACGTCTTCCGGTCCGATGATGTAATCGGGCGTGACGATAAGGGAGGATTTCTCCGCGAACTGGTTGGCTGATTGCCCCTCCGACGACGGATTTTGTCCCGGCGATGCGGCGCGTGCCTGATTGCTTACATGGCCACCCCATACCAGAACAAAGACGCTCGCCAGGATGAGCCATTGAACGGGTTTCATTGCCTTACTCCTGTTGTTGCGATTAGCGGATTTTGGTTTGCTGCTCATCGTTCATAAGATTTGGAACACTTATCGGTCTGAATAAACTGCGCGGTGGTGCAAGAGGACAATAGAAACCAAGCCTCAAAACATGAATTTCAGGCCGACGAAATACGGGCCATTGCCATTAACCCGCCCGAACGGGAGCCGACGTGTCCAACGCACCTCCGCCAGCGTCGGCGTTTCCGCCAATGTAATGGGGGTCGGCACATAGACTTTCAAGACCTGCTCAATCGCCGGCGCGTGATCCATGAGCACCAGCATTCCACCGCTGCTGATATTGACGGACAAGGCCTTCCCTTGGCGAACCGCCGGTGTCGGTTCGCCCACCGGCGCCGTCATTTCGTATGGAATCGGCCGCAAGAGCGCGACCCGTTCGCTATGCTTTTGATGACTAACCATGATGGGCCACTCCCATTCGCTCGGTACCACGTGCCTCCCTCCTGGATGGAATTGTGTGGAGCTTCTCCATGTGCCTGGTCGCGTCCGCGGATTGTCGCTCATGCTTAGATCCGTACCTTTCACGCGTTCCGGGACGTGCGTTTTTTGTCTGTGGCTGAAAATGAATGAGCCCCGTGTCCAATTCCTCCAGGGCCGCTGTTGCCGGAAACATCTCGATCGCTCGACCGATCGATCTTTGTTGCCGTTATCGAGATCGCGATGTGTCAAAGATATTGTTGCGGACTATAGAGGACTCCCTGTGGAGCGACAATACCGACGATGTAGGCTCTGCAGATCGAAAGGCGGGTGTTGACTCCCTCGAAAGGGTTAGGTACGATCGGCCGTCCTCATTAAGACTTATTCTACCTATCTAGCGCGCTAAGCAGAAACCGATTACTTGTCCGCATCAAGTCGGCCGATATTAGGTGTGTGATCCACAATGAGCGATCCACTGATTGAGTCTTCCGACCGCGTCGAAGCGATCGCGGAACAGCGGTCAGGCCCCGGGATCATCGTTCTTTCGTCTTCCATGCAACTGCTCCATATGAACCGACAGGCTGCGGAGTTGTGTCGCCAAATTAATGCGGCGGAGAACACGACGGGCGGCAACGCGAAGGCGGCTCATGGCGTGCTCCCGACCGCGCTGACGGAGCTGTGTGCCGAAATCGTCAAGGCCTTGCAGGTTCGGACGGAGGCCAAAGACTGGGAGCAGTTCGAGTTGAAACGTTTGGCCGGTCCCGTCAAGCAGCAGGTCTTATTGAGAGGCTTCGGACTCCCCGATCGGGGGGGGATCCAGCAAGCGCGTCTGGTCATCACGATGGAGGAAGTCGGGCGTCGGCAAAACGTGAGCACCGAACAGGCCAAGGAGCGTTTTCAACTAACGAATCGCGAACAGGCCGTTGTGGAGCACCTGGCGAAGGGATGGACGAACAAAGAAATTGCCAACGCGCTGCAGATTACGGAACAAACGGTCAAGGAACACATTAAGCACATCATGCGCAAGACCAACGCGACCACGCGGACCGGGATTCTCGCTCAGATCTTCAGGGCGTAGCCATCCTTTAACAGCCAGCAGCGAATAGCGAATAGGCAGTAGCTCACCCCTACCCATCCCTCCCCCATCGAGGGGGAGGGTGAGGGAAAGGGGGCGATTTTCATGGCGCTGGATGAGCCAAAGGCTCATGGAGGCTTGTTGTAAAAACCCAACAGGCGTTGGCCATTTGAGACGGGTACACAGGGCCATACTAGAGAAGTGATTAACAATAACAGTGAATCAATAAGTTAGTGATCACCACTGCTGGCCCGGTCATTGCTACCTTTATATATCCGGTTCGGATAGTCTATAAGAAGGTTTTTCTCCATGAAACGGATTCTCCTTCAGTCGTTAGCAGGAATCATCGGGGTTGTTTTGCTGGCTGGTTGCCAGGCTCTCAGTCCTGGCGCCAAAGCCGCTTACGTCGACAATGGTCAATTCATGGATCTCTGGAACAGCTATACCCGCTGTAAATCGGGGACCGATGTGGAGGTGATGCGGGGTGAGGCGGGCAGATTGATCCGGACCGCTCAAACTCTCAATGTCGGGGACGGCTTTGTGCTTCCCTTGCCTGGACGCTTCGACCGGTTTGTGTCCGAACCCTCGCCGCGGCTGGCCGTGGATGTCAAAGCGATGGCCGCTGCCTGTGCGCTCTATACTGGAAATTTAGCCCTCTCGGTCGGTAAGAACGACATTGCATTTGAAATGTTTCAGCACGTGATCAAGAACCATGCGCAACCTGAATATGCCTACTACGTGTCGCAAGCCAAGGTCGGTTTAGCGGCAGTTGATCTCGGGTTGCAAGCTTCGGTGCGGTGATCCTCTCCCCTCCCTCCCCCATCGAGGGGGAGGGCGAGAAAGTGTTCAGCAGCTCCTTCGACCGGCGGTGCTTACCTCACTACCCTGCGGTATAGCTCGACATAGGCTTGGGCCGGTCCGGCCCACGATACGTCCGTGCCCATTCCTGCTTCGATGAGCGCGCGCCAGGCGTCCCGGTCATGGTAGACGCACAGGGCCAAGCAGGTCACCGTGAGTAACGCGTGCGGCGTCGCTTCTCCGAACATGAACCCCGTCGCCCGTCGCTCGCGCACAGCCAGAGGGGAATACGGAACCACGGTATCCGCAAGCCCGCCGGTCCGGCGCACGATGGGCACCGTCCCATATCGCAAGCTGTAGAGCTGACTCAAGCCGCAGGGTTCGTAGCGCGACGGCATCACAAACATGTCCGCTCCGGCTTCGATCCGGTGCGCGAGCCCTTCGTCGAAGCCGATGCGCACGCCGATCTTTCGGGGAAATTTGGCGTGAAGCGAACGCAATTCGGTTTCGTACTCCGGATCGCCCGTCCCGAGAACGGCCAGTTGCAGGTCCAGCTCCATCAGTTCCGGGACGATGCTCACCAGCAGATCCAGGCCTTTTTGCGCGGTCAGGCGGGATACGATCCCCAACAGCGGCATGTCGCTCGCTGGGAGATCGAGTTCTCGCTGGAGCGCGTGCTTGCACATCGACTTCCCCGAAAGATCGGCGGAGGAATACCGTGCCGGTATCAGCGGGTCGGCGGCGGGATTCCACACCTCGCCGTCGACCCCGTTGACCAGGCCGACCAGACGATCCTTCCGCTGCGCCAACACTCCCTCGAGTCCGAACCCGAATTCAGGGGTTTGAATCTCACGACTGTACGTCGGGCTCACCGTCGTCAGAAAATCGGCGAAGAGGATGCCTCCCTTCAACAAATTGAGCGAACCGTAAAATTCCAGACCTGCCGGAGTGAACAGCGCGGCGGGCAGTCCGGTCTCGGCAAAGCGCTCGCCGGGAAAGAGTCCCTGAAAGGCGACATTATGCAGGGTCAGGATCGAGCGGACGCCGGCGACTTCCGGACGTCCGGCATAGAGCGTGCGCAAGTACACCGCGCACAGCGCCGTCTGCCAATCGTGCAGGTGCAGGAGATCGGGTTTCCAGCCGCCGGCGCGCTGGAACGCGATCAGCAGTTCCAGGACCGCGCGCGAGAAGAAACAGAACCGCTCCAGATTGTCCGGATAGTCGACGCCTCGTTCCTGATAGAGTCCGGGTCTGAGGAAAAACGGG of Nitrospirota bacterium contains these proteins:
- a CDS encoding transcriptional activator RfaH, with amino-acid sequence MAPPAKRCWFAISTKPHQERIAERTLQRLGIETFCPLLRERKCIRHRQQTKVSPLFPGYLFARFIIEESYRAVIYARGVKSVVRFGHDPAVVDDSLIEGLKARLDEGYLTIPTTSFRPGQIVRIANGTLNGLEAVFERELTGSQRAILLLKALAFSARVVVELEQIANL
- a CDS encoding XrtA system polysaccharide deacetylase, with protein sequence MNGLVSPETVKHYLSFDVEEHFHVSAFASPMRRRHWDRFESRVERNMQKILMMLDDQKIRATFFVLGWVAERHPRMVRDLVDQGHEVASHGYAHELITAQTPVLFREDVRKAKRILEDVIGRSVLGYRAPSFTITSETQWALPILVEEGYAYDSSIFPVFHDLYGLPGAIPWCHEISTTAGPLWEIPPSSFGVLGIRIPVAGGGYFRLFPYPVLRTMLKRLERNGHPLVMYLHPWELDPAQPRMQGTLTSRVRHYLNLEKTELRLKCLLQDFAFCPLREAVPTSLTVASDPNAPNGAASISRAQENIYGMA
- a CDS encoding TIGR03013 family XrtA/PEP-CTERM system glycosyltransferase; the protein is MEMITATSVRPSSRPLLPLPGLKRRMLILGSGKLAVDLCQIVLDRQRWTTEIVGFLDKEPGRIGQRLGQPSIIGTYDQLFEIAESYNVHTIAVCLEDRRAVLPVQTLLDFKAMGIDVIDGHMLFEEEAGRLSIDVLRPSALIFSTGFRRRWITMTLKRLIDIVVSIAGLLTLAPLMFVVALLIKLDSPGPIFYRQMRVGLRGHPYMMWKFRSMSQDAEKHGPRWADANDPRISRVGRWLRKLRIDEFPQLINVLKGEMSLVGPRPERPIFVQELRSIIPYYDLRHTVRPGITGWAQTRFRYGASAEDAHTKLQYDLYYVKNLSLRLDALVLVQTVRVMLRGEGAR
- a CDS encoding XrtA system polysaccharide chain length determinant gives rise to the protein MTNYTPHDYLRICSRRKWLIAIVLLSSVVAAWALAEFLPKRYKSSTLIVVESQKVPESYVKGVVTGSVQERLGTIRQLVLSRKILTQVIEEVGLASERQKSDSIDDILESLRKNIDITTSRDEAFSISYRDENPVTAMKVTAKLAELFIQENLRNREQLVEKATEFLLGELNTAKEELEAKEKAISEFKLRYMGELPGQIEANLRALDRLQTEVATRSETLHKLNDRLDSIDKAIKEYQTTGSASIPLPLRPTTRSARLKEMESRLATLSATYKDTYPDIILLKEEIAKLKSLPPESDTLEESPSATAGTELKASNNPVLRELLKQQREVKSDIETTKDALNRLNAQIKIYETRVENTPAREQQLATLMRDYENLQRNYQALLDKRLNARIAENLERKQQGEQFRVIDPANLPDTPEWPDKFRFIMAGLAFGCGLGFGSAIFLEQLRVTFHDAEETERILGIPVVGTVPDFSLAYGTALGKSLRSEAHLPLPAPHDETLSPISQHATPPRGSWKSLTTWGKERTDNGKRAGTKGPHPRYRHELNFIARWRPASVAAEQYRVTATRLVLMSGHRKSTVVLVTSTLKGEGKTSSALNLAYVLAHDLGKSTLIIDCDLKHPRLSRYVGLAEGPGLAEVLRENVPVESCIQSLNGDPLSVLTGGSVSKHPVQLRQIEKLESLLETFRDQHDFIVLDTPPIYPLADVNVLANMADVVVLVIRAGNTPRDLVKRALSALKAKHEKTALLTGVRSQDAPHYLQEGYYIQPGAKAH
- a CDS encoding polysaccharide biosynthesis/export family protein: MANNILTRSRGLPIIRTAIVNLMIMAGFSGILGCSAEQKYQVEYEPPSSFLLGPEDVLTVTVWRNQDLSKEVVIRPDGMISMPLIGDVPAAGVSTDVLAKRIAERLVEFMGNPTVSVQVKEVKSYYIYVVGEVTKPGKYPLQSYATVLQGISLANGFTPFASKNKMHVVRMVKNGTGRMEEVRIPVGYDDLVAGKSKVGNFILRSGDTIVVP
- a CDS encoding polysaccharide biosynthesis/export family protein yields the protein MKPVQWLILASVFVLVWGGHVSNQARAASPGQNPSSEGQSANQFAEKSSLIVTPDYIIGPEDVLEVTVWKNADLSKSVQVRPDGRISMPLIGDVSAVGRTTSQLTADIANRLKSFMENPVVSIVVNQVNSYLIYVLGEVKTPGRYPLKSKTTLLQAITLAGGFTPVAARNKIVVFRFGRDGEGLIKIKASYDDIVLRDGTSQNIELKPGDQIVIPSETMVVIPER
- a CDS encoding PilZ domain-containing protein — its product is MVSHQKHSERVALLRPIPYEMTAPVGEPTPAVRQGKALSVNISSGGMLVLMDHAPAIEQVLKVYVPTPITLAETPTLAEVRWTRRLPFGRVNGNGPYFVGLKFMF
- a CDS encoding LuxR C-terminal-related transcriptional regulator encodes the protein MSDPLIESSDRVEAIAEQRSGPGIIVLSSSMQLLHMNRQAAELCRQINAAENTTGGNAKAAHGVLPTALTELCAEIVKALQVRTEAKDWEQFELKRLAGPVKQQVLLRGFGLPDRGGIQQARLVITMEEVGRRQNVSTEQAKERFQLTNREQAVVEHLAKGWTNKEIANALQITEQTVKEHIKHIMRKTNATTRTGILAQIFRA
- the glgA gene encoding glycogen synthase GlgA, whose amino-acid sequence is MKILMASSEAVPFAKTGGLADVAGALPLELARLGHDVRLVIPRYGALDQSGHRFTEYARITVPSPSGPVEAVVERTTLHPSNSSSRRSVSVFAVRHDPFFLRPGLYQERGVDYPDNLERFCFFSRAVLELLIAFQRAGGWKPDLLHLHDWQTALCAVYLRTLYAGRPEVAGVRSILTLHNVAFQGLFPGERFAETGLPAALFTPAGLEFYGSLNLLKGGILFADFLTTVSPTYSREIQTPEFGFGLEGVLAQRKDRLVGLVNGVDGEVWNPAADPLIPARYSSADLSGKSMCKHALQRELDLPASDMPLLGIVSRLTAQKGLDLLVSIVPELMELDLQLAVLGTGDPEYETELRSLHAKFPRKIGVRIGFDEGLAHRIEAGADMFVMPSRYEPCGLSQLYSLRYGTVPIVRRTGGLADTVVPYSPLAVRERRATGFMFGEATPHALLTVTCLALCVYHDRDAWRALIEAGMGTDVSWAGPAQAYVELYRRVVR